In the Paenibacillus sp. FSL H7-0357 genome, one interval contains:
- a CDS encoding carbohydrate ABC transporter permease, which yields MRGSKLSLNHKRSFLGIAFIAPWLLGFVFMFATPLVQSIKFSFSKLTVDPSGFSLDWVGWSNFNNALFVDATFNRVLTESVRDMVLNVPMILFFSLFSATLLNQKFRGRILARAIFFLPVILASNAISAAEASGLINLVGDATAVNELGQSGSQYNVMSMVMILSDIGLPLSFVDYIVDAILRIYEIITSSGVQILIFLAALQSVPGAMYEVAKIEGATAYESFWKITFPLVSPLILTNVIYTIIDSFSGSSVTQMIFSTAFTTQNFGLSAAMSWIYTLIISLVLVIVGYVLSKRVHYN from the coding sequence ATGAGAGGAAGTAAGCTCAGCTTAAATCACAAGCGCTCTTTTCTGGGGATAGCCTTTATTGCGCCATGGCTGCTTGGGTTCGTATTCATGTTCGCAACTCCGCTCGTTCAGTCCATCAAATTCAGCTTCAGTAAATTAACTGTAGATCCATCAGGCTTCTCCTTAGATTGGGTAGGCTGGTCCAACTTCAACAATGCTTTGTTCGTAGATGCAACCTTTAACCGGGTATTAACCGAATCTGTCAGGGATATGGTGCTTAACGTTCCGATGATCCTGTTCTTCAGCCTTTTCTCGGCAACGCTGCTGAATCAGAAGTTTCGGGGGAGAATTCTGGCCCGGGCCATATTTTTTCTGCCGGTCATTCTGGCCTCTAACGCGATATCGGCGGCAGAAGCGTCCGGACTGATCAATCTGGTTGGTGATGCGACGGCTGTCAACGAATTGGGCCAATCGGGCTCACAGTACAATGTCATGTCGATGGTTATGATTCTGAGTGATATCGGGTTGCCGCTGTCGTTCGTGGATTATATTGTAGACGCGATCCTGCGGATCTATGAGATTATTACGAGTTCGGGCGTACAAATTCTGATCTTTCTGGCCGCGCTGCAGTCTGTTCCCGGGGCGATGTATGAGGTGGCGAAGATTGAAGGGGCAACCGCCTATGAATCCTTTTGGAAAATCACATTCCCGCTAGTGAGCCCGCTCATCTTGACCAACGTTATTTATACCATTATCGACTCCTTCTCGGGTAGCAGCGTGACCCAAATGATATTCTCAACCGCATTCACCACACAAAACTTCGGTCTCAGTGCGGCGATGTCCTGGATCTATACGCTGATTATCAGCCTCGTCCTGGTTATCGTTGGTTACGTACTGTCTAAAAGAGTGCATTACAACTGA
- a CDS encoding carbohydrate ABC transporter permease, whose amino-acid sequence MQSPQPVHREANHYRVQKVRGKAVDILYALFRYALVIGISFIIIYPLLMKFSIAFKDKADIYNPTIYMIPVHFTLDNIKMAMQILDYFPLLGNTLLFVVVTTLLTTASCALAGYGFARFNFPGSNILFALVILTLLVPTGTLMVPMYLHFRSFDILGIIHLITGKEGINLLNTYWPSIITSATAIGLKAGLFIYIFRQFFKGMPKEIEEAALIDGAGGVKTFLRIMLPNAVSPMITVILFCFVWQYNDTFFTSLFMSEVALMPTKVSSLAAQANALLPGLLGIGAGGSSIKADPNHVAMIIDTGILLAIIPLILLYMVVQRYFVESVERSGIIG is encoded by the coding sequence ATGCAATCTCCTCAACCCGTTCACAGAGAAGCGAATCACTATAGAGTTCAGAAGGTCAGAGGTAAGGCAGTTGATATTTTGTATGCATTGTTCCGGTACGCACTTGTCATCGGGATTTCATTTATTATTATTTACCCGCTGCTTATGAAATTCTCCATCGCCTTCAAGGATAAAGCAGATATTTATAATCCGACGATTTATATGATACCGGTCCACTTTACGCTGGATAACATCAAGATGGCGATGCAGATTCTGGATTATTTTCCGCTGCTGGGGAATACCTTGCTCTTCGTCGTAGTGACAACGCTGCTGACTACGGCTTCCTGCGCCTTGGCGGGTTATGGCTTTGCCCGGTTCAACTTTCCGGGAAGCAACATCCTGTTTGCGCTCGTCATTCTAACCTTGCTTGTACCTACCGGCACACTGATGGTGCCTATGTACCTGCATTTCCGAAGCTTTGATATTCTGGGGATTATTCATCTGATCACAGGCAAAGAAGGCATCAACCTGCTCAATACGTATTGGCCTTCCATTATTACATCAGCGACAGCGATTGGATTAAAAGCAGGCTTGTTCATCTATATTTTCCGCCAATTCTTCAAAGGAATGCCGAAAGAAATTGAAGAAGCCGCTTTGATTGACGGCGCGGGAGGCGTTAAAACATTCCTGCGGATCATGCTGCCTAATGCAGTCTCCCCGATGATCACAGTCATTTTGTTCTGCTTTGTCTGGCAGTATAACGATACCTTCTTTACCTCCCTCTTCATGAGTGAAGTGGCGCTTATGCCTACGAAGGTCAGCTCGCTGGCGGCTCAGGCCAATGCCTTACTTCCGGGGTTACTTGGGATAGGTGCAGGCGGGTCTAGTATTAAGGCAGATCCAAACCATGTGGCCATGATTATTGATACCGGCATCTTGCTGGCCATTATCCCGCTGATCTTGCTGTATATGGTGGTGCAGCGTTATTTCGTAGAAAGCGTTGAACGCAGCGGTATTATTGGTTAA
- a CDS encoding cellulase family glycosylhydrolase, which yields MKPKRLFVMICMLLLAVTVTVTALPAHAETKEKRSAMQAYVEAIGPGWNLGNTFEATGEETSWGNPSTTQAFIKQIAAEGYKSIRIPITWKHRMGGAPDYVIQKEFMARIQEIVDWSLAADLHVIINLHHDTGWVLNMETEHDDVVARFNAAWTQIAGHFKDYPDTLMFESLNEPRFSEDWSKDTPEYFTMLDELNVSFHAIVRHSGGSNNKRPLVLSTLTAAPTQARLDELAKTITKLNDDRLIATFHYYGYYAFSVNLGGSTTFDNTAREDLIQAFDRAYDTFTAKGIPVIVGEFGLLGFDKSLDTVQHGEILKFFEYITYYAREKKMPLMLWDNGQHFDRRTLKWVDEELHQVMKQGWKGRSSNAETDSVYILKDSEIKDLVIPLNLNGNTFTALLNQENALVKGTDYELDGENLILKSALLQKLVTKKYGINATLTATFSAGADWKINIIYYDTPSLISAQAPEGIFTIPTWFNGDSLATLEAVYTAGGNAGPNDWTPFKEYKRTFYPDYTTGEIKFTDEFWKEVKDEEVQLKLHFWSGAVIPYTITKASGKIVGVSAEEAKKRAAVEQQAVEQAAETPVDTPADSGDSAAAAVSAQLSGDKSPSDEGNHILSIPVAVASLLVLAGAGMYWWRAKRR from the coding sequence ATGAAGCCTAAACGTTTGTTCGTCATGATTTGTATGTTGCTGCTGGCCGTGACGGTGACAGTGACGGCTCTACCTGCGCATGCAGAAACCAAAGAAAAGAGGAGTGCCATGCAAGCTTACGTCGAAGCCATCGGACCGGGCTGGAATCTAGGAAACACCTTCGAAGCTACGGGTGAGGAAACTTCATGGGGAAACCCGAGTACAACCCAGGCATTTATTAAGCAAATTGCTGCTGAAGGCTACAAAAGCATCCGCATCCCGATTACCTGGAAGCACCGGATGGGCGGCGCTCCTGATTATGTGATCCAGAAAGAGTTTATGGCACGGATTCAAGAAATCGTCGACTGGTCGCTGGCTGCGGATCTTCATGTCATCATTAACCTTCATCACGATACGGGCTGGGTCCTGAACATGGAGACGGAGCATGATGATGTGGTTGCCAGATTCAATGCGGCCTGGACGCAGATTGCGGGGCATTTCAAGGATTATCCGGACACGCTGATGTTTGAGAGCCTGAATGAGCCGCGCTTTTCCGAGGATTGGAGCAAGGACACCCCTGAATATTTTACGATGCTGGATGAACTGAATGTTTCTTTTCATGCTATCGTTCGTCATTCCGGCGGGAGTAACAATAAGCGTCCGCTCGTACTTTCTACTCTTACGGCTGCTCCAACCCAGGCCAGACTGGATGAGTTAGCCAAAACCATTACGAAATTAAACGACGATAGGCTGATTGCGACATTCCACTACTATGGATATTATGCGTTCAGTGTGAACCTTGGAGGTTCGACCACATTCGATAACACGGCCAGGGAGGATCTGATTCAGGCTTTCGACCGGGCTTACGATACCTTCACCGCCAAAGGGATTCCTGTTATCGTGGGGGAGTTTGGCCTGCTTGGGTTCGATAAATCGCTGGATACTGTTCAGCATGGCGAAATTTTGAAGTTTTTTGAATACATAACCTACTATGCTCGGGAAAAAAAGATGCCGCTGATGCTGTGGGATAACGGCCAGCATTTCGATAGGCGCACCCTCAAGTGGGTGGATGAGGAGCTTCATCAGGTGATGAAGCAGGGCTGGAAGGGCCGCTCCTCCAACGCGGAAACGGATTCGGTCTATATTCTTAAAGATTCGGAAATTAAGGATCTGGTCATTCCCCTGAATTTGAACGGGAATACCTTCACCGCTCTGCTCAATCAGGAAAATGCGTTAGTGAAAGGTACGGATTATGAGCTTGACGGAGAAAACTTAATCCTCAAATCTGCATTGCTGCAAAAGCTTGTCACGAAGAAGTATGGAATAAATGCGACCTTAACCGCTACGTTCAGTGCAGGTGCCGACTGGAAAATAAATATTATTTATTATGACACGCCCAGCCTGATTAGTGCGCAAGCCCCGGAGGGGATATTCACGATCCCGACCTGGTTCAACGGGGACAGCCTGGCGACACTGGAAGCCGTCTATACGGCTGGCGGCAATGCCGGTCCCAATGATTGGACTCCCTTCAAGGAGTACAAACGTACCTTCTATCCGGACTATACCACTGGAGAGATCAAGTTCACGGACGAATTCTGGAAGGAAGTGAAGGATGAAGAAGTGCAGCTGAAGCTGCATTTCTGGAGCGGCGCAGTGATCCCGTATACGATTACAAAAGCAAGCGGGAAGATCGTAGGGGTATCCGCAGAGGAAGCGAAGAAGAGAGCGGCAGTAGAACAACAAGCAGTTGAACAAGCAGCCGAAACACCGGTAGACACACCGGCAGACTCTGGCGATTCAGCAGCAGCAGCCGTTTCAGCACAGCTCTCCGGCGATAAATCTCCATCAGATGAAGGAAATCATATCCTGAGCATCCCGGTGGCGGTAGCCTCACTCCTGGTCTTGGCAGGTGCGGGAATGTACTGGTGGAGAGCAAAGAGGCGATAA
- a CDS encoding class I SAM-dependent methyltransferase has translation MLKSLQAIESYREGEELPAKAFPWLKYIVQAEQTIVNLERVESLRELDEQNPVLDYVERSLRLLDSLPLSYWIKELAEETLVWSETAKGGTSRQRRMWQLEGINCFVHNIGSAQLYWRYAGGDPATEHKAQAGQLTAAGVADAEKTMIVHRLIETHGLIGQQIRGEVPPSANRPLSAMVEEGLLTADELERLLFALNHCIISAVSPELWQEVRAEVMELIAAIASGALDVPLPMKERLERMRSGPIAKGEDFGSEWSRLESEGFRPSLLEPLQPLTFWYVESALQTFSLEQFLKVIALTACGAELSGLNHISFEAVMNSLHYDYKGVKKINVYKKRIIEKYLSELTWQDITSGTMSSGNPHLAHRLRRQAHLPDTVFFDFEFSPAAEKLIEFCMEAEKSALYERAVLLLFDLFDLRRDAFDRFHNEDSYLSQMNDTGDYKAVILEYVTGSKVLDIGPGGGVLLDLIEARMPDVIPVGIDISSNVIEALRQRKQREGHRWEVLQGDALNLKDFVDTGSVDTVIFSSILHELYSYVPLDGVKFNHGTVAAALRSAFDVLSAGGVIIIRDGIMSEPESDQRRVRFLEEDGMAWLARYAKDFAGRQIQYSVTGEQEVLMPVNDAMEFLYTYTWGEEAYIHEVQEQFGYFTPSQYADFIKHSLGERAKVEVFRHYLQEGYTEALQGRVVVMDESGQEVALPDSTCFIVIRKA, from the coding sequence ATGCTGAAATCATTGCAAGCGATTGAATCGTACCGTGAAGGGGAAGAGTTGCCCGCAAAGGCATTTCCCTGGCTGAAATATATTGTTCAGGCTGAGCAAACCATTGTCAATCTGGAGCGGGTGGAATCGCTGCGCGAACTGGATGAGCAGAATCCTGTGCTGGATTATGTGGAGCGGAGCTTACGCCTGCTGGATAGCCTGCCTTTGTCCTACTGGATCAAGGAACTGGCCGAGGAGACACTGGTCTGGTCGGAGACGGCAAAAGGCGGAACTTCCCGCCAGCGCAGGATGTGGCAGCTGGAGGGCATTAATTGTTTCGTACATAATATTGGCTCGGCACAGCTGTACTGGCGGTATGCCGGGGGAGATCCGGCAACAGAGCATAAAGCGCAAGCGGGCCAGCTCACGGCGGCAGGGGTAGCAGATGCGGAGAAGACGATGATCGTACACCGGCTGATCGAGACTCACGGACTGATCGGGCAGCAGATTCGCGGTGAGGTTCCGCCGTCCGCTAACCGTCCGCTGTCAGCCATGGTGGAGGAAGGGCTTCTGACTGCAGATGAGCTGGAACGGCTGCTGTTCGCGCTGAACCATTGCATCATTTCCGCCGTTTCCCCCGAGCTGTGGCAGGAGGTGCGCGCGGAGGTTATGGAGCTGATTGCGGCAATCGCATCAGGCGCTCTGGATGTCCCGCTGCCGATGAAGGAACGGCTGGAGCGGATGCGATCGGGGCCGATTGCCAAAGGGGAGGATTTCGGCAGCGAATGGAGCAGGCTGGAGTCTGAAGGATTTCGGCCTTCCTTGCTGGAACCGCTGCAGCCCCTTACCTTCTGGTATGTGGAGTCGGCACTCCAGACCTTCTCGCTGGAGCAATTCCTGAAAGTGATAGCTTTGACCGCCTGCGGTGCCGAGCTTTCCGGTCTGAATCATATCAGCTTTGAGGCTGTCATGAATTCGCTCCATTATGACTATAAAGGCGTGAAGAAGATCAATGTGTACAAGAAGCGGATTATTGAGAAGTATTTGTCGGAATTAACCTGGCAGGATATCACGAGCGGAACCATGTCTTCCGGTAATCCGCATCTTGCCCACCGGCTCCGTAGGCAGGCTCACTTGCCGGATACGGTGTTCTTTGATTTTGAATTCTCACCCGCTGCGGAGAAGCTGATCGAATTCTGTATGGAAGCCGAGAAATCAGCCTTGTATGAACGGGCGGTACTGCTGCTGTTCGATCTGTTCGATCTGCGCCGCGATGCCTTTGACCGGTTCCATAACGAGGACAGCTATTTGAGCCAGATGAATGATACAGGTGATTATAAAGCAGTGATTCTGGAGTATGTCACCGGCAGCAAAGTGCTGGATATCGGACCCGGCGGAGGTGTGCTGCTGGATTTGATTGAAGCGCGTATGCCGGATGTCATTCCGGTCGGCATTGATATTTCCAGCAATGTGATTGAAGCGCTGCGGCAGCGCAAGCAGCGGGAAGGGCACCGCTGGGAGGTACTGCAGGGCGATGCGCTGAACCTGAAGGATTTCGTGGACACTGGCAGCGTAGACACCGTCATTTTCTCATCAATACTGCATGAGCTGTATTCGTATGTGCCGCTGGATGGCGTCAAATTCAATCACGGGACAGTGGCTGCAGCTCTGCGCAGCGCCTTTGATGTGCTGTCGGCCGGCGGTGTGATCATCATCCGCGACGGGATTATGAGCGAACCGGAGAGTGATCAGCGCCGCGTACGGTTTCTGGAGGAGGACGGGATGGCCTGGCTTGCACGTTATGCTAAGGATTTTGCCGGACGCCAAATTCAGTATTCGGTGACCGGTGAACAAGAGGTGCTGATGCCTGTGAATGATGCCATGGAATTTCTGTATACCTACACTTGGGGAGAAGAAGCGTATATCCATGAGGTCCAGGAACAGTTCGGCTATTTCACTCCCAGCCAGTATGCCGATTTTATCAAACACAGTCTGGGCGAAAGGGCGAAGGTTGAAGTGTTCCGGCACTATTTGCAGGAGGGTTATACGGAGGCGCTGCAGGGCAGGGTGGTCGTTATGGACGAAAGCGGTCAAGAGGTGGCGTTGCCGGACAGTACCTGCTTTATTGTGATCCGGAAAGCATAA
- a CDS encoding GntR family transcriptional regulator, whose amino-acid sequence MGKQNQAQIAYDSILRDIKENQLTQGQPIIEEEYAKKLDMSRTPVREAIRLLSVEGFVTVYPRKGAYVSVLTAEDVKECYEMMEAVEGMIAYLAAQQPSTEHVNQLTELIGRMNEQKSLSNFHQWKEYDIEFHRTLHRMCPNKLLIYHVEKLFHKTYQIQTRFVAGVNLEKATEEHQFILDAIIAKDSEKARHYTQQNWNRARNELVNYGYNDKL is encoded by the coding sequence ATGGGCAAGCAGAACCAAGCGCAAATTGCATACGACAGCATTCTTCGGGATATCAAAGAGAACCAGCTAACCCAAGGCCAGCCCATTATAGAAGAAGAATACGCCAAGAAGCTGGATATGAGCCGGACTCCGGTAAGAGAAGCGATCAGACTATTGTCCGTCGAAGGATTTGTGACCGTGTACCCTCGAAAAGGTGCGTATGTCAGTGTACTGACAGCAGAAGATGTGAAGGAATGTTACGAAATGATGGAAGCCGTTGAGGGGATGATCGCTTATCTGGCTGCACAACAGCCTTCTACTGAGCATGTTAACCAGCTTACGGAACTGATCGGCAGAATGAATGAGCAAAAAAGTCTGTCTAACTTCCATCAGTGGAAGGAATATGACATCGAATTTCACCGGACCCTGCACCGCATGTGCCCTAATAAGCTACTCATTTATCATGTGGAAAAGCTGTTCCACAAAACCTACCAAATTCAGACCCGGTTTGTGGCGGGAGTCAATTTGGAGAAGGCGACAGAGGAGCATCAATTCATACTCGATGCAATCATCGCTAAAGATTCCGAGAAAGCCAGGCATTATACACAGCAGAATTGGAACAGAGCCAGAAATGAACTGGTGAACTACGGATACAACGATAAGCTGTAG
- a CDS encoding amidohydrolase family protein: MTIDISRLPIIDDHCHPFMPTREKKSFDNCFTLSLIPPKSRDTRNTLLFKIVRKEMIQLLGLDPRVTDDELILQRNQRYQANPKEYVDMLFKDVGLESLLVDYGFPVMGSRLAQDELDWFHQTSSSIPTRRIHRVEATYHRLFEEKVPFGELEETYIRELRDEVENQGTIAFKTVIAYHTGLKINKISKSQAAASYSRFLESPDNTEAEKDVRDYLVLLAFELCMEYDIPIQMHSGAGDAPLLDVKLASPLLMHSIVSDPHYQAVKIIFIHTAYPFVEEAGYLVNQYHNVYLDLSSMIPFSSIGVQPKLRQIFEMAPFTKVMYGSDGFTIPEVSWLGGRMIKKELGKMLTDLVTDGIIDEEYAYTAASLVLSENARNLYIRNWGERSNG; encoded by the coding sequence ATGACGATTGATATCAGCCGCTTGCCCATCATTGACGACCATTGTCATCCATTCATGCCGACCAGAGAGAAGAAGAGCTTCGATAATTGCTTCACCCTCTCATTGATCCCCCCCAAGAGCCGTGACACCCGAAACACTCTGTTATTCAAAATTGTCCGTAAAGAGATGATCCAGCTGCTTGGGCTTGATCCCCGCGTGACGGATGACGAACTGATCCTGCAGCGTAATCAGCGTTATCAAGCCAATCCCAAAGAATATGTAGACATGCTTTTCAAGGATGTAGGATTGGAATCACTGCTGGTGGACTACGGTTTCCCGGTTATGGGGTCGCGGTTGGCCCAGGATGAGCTTGACTGGTTCCATCAGACCTCGTCGTCCATTCCGACCCGCCGCATTCACCGGGTGGAAGCTACCTATCACCGGCTGTTCGAGGAGAAGGTACCCTTCGGGGAATTGGAAGAGACCTACATCCGGGAGCTGCGGGATGAGGTGGAGAATCAGGGGACTATTGCTTTTAAGACCGTAATTGCCTACCATACCGGACTAAAAATAAACAAGATCAGCAAGAGCCAGGCCGCAGCCAGCTACAGCCGGTTCCTGGAATCACCGGACAATACTGAAGCTGAAAAAGATGTCCGTGACTATCTCGTATTGCTCGCGTTCGAGCTGTGCATGGAATATGACATTCCAATTCAGATGCATTCGGGAGCAGGTGATGCCCCGCTGCTGGATGTGAAGCTCGCAAGTCCGCTGCTGATGCACAGTATCGTCAGCGATCCGCACTATCAGGCTGTAAAGATTATTTTCATTCATACCGCATATCCGTTTGTTGAAGAAGCCGGTTACCTGGTCAATCAGTATCATAATGTGTATCTCGACTTGTCCTCCATGATCCCCTTCAGCAGCATAGGCGTGCAGCCGAAGCTGCGGCAAATCTTTGAAATGGCTCCTTTTACGAAAGTGATGTACGGCTCCGACGGTTTCACGATTCCCGAAGTTAGCTGGCTGGGTGGCCGGATGATCAAGAAAGAGCTGGGTAAAATGCTAACGGATCTGGTGACAGATGGAATTATTGATGAAGAATATGCTTATACTGCGGCTAGCCTGGTTCTCTCGGAAAATGCACGCAATCTGTATATCCGCAACTGGGGCGAAAGATCAAACGGCTAA
- a CDS encoding ABC transporter substrate-binding protein → MRKWFYGKAAAGILTLLITATACSSGKDAPAAAATDKPSGGKLVVTSFGGAIEETQRAYIKQFEKEYNAEVEVVTLYSADALAKIRAEKNNQTIDVVLFSGGQEQIAAKEDLIMKLDPEQMENLDQLYPEARSAEGYGPTFGYEALGMIYNRDAIPTPPASWNDLWKEEYKGQVGLVDISNTYGNQFLVALAKMNGGGEDNIQPGLDAIKTLLPNAAAIVKSSPEVGNLFAQDEAVIAPFDSGYAYTFGKQGIPINFAIPKEGAVGIYITAQVVKGSPNPELARKYIDFLLRPEIQKLTAEGGGYSPTNSKTELSDDLKGILPNGEDTFNGLIHLDLAQVNNNKADWMEKWSKLISQ, encoded by the coding sequence ATGCGGAAATGGTTCTATGGAAAAGCTGCGGCAGGTATACTGACACTTCTGATTACGGCGACAGCCTGCAGTTCGGGTAAGGATGCTCCAGCGGCGGCAGCCACGGACAAGCCTTCCGGCGGCAAGCTGGTGGTCACCTCTTTCGGCGGAGCGATTGAAGAAACCCAGCGTGCCTATATCAAACAATTTGAAAAGGAGTACAATGCCGAGGTTGAAGTCGTAACGTTGTATTCGGCAGATGCGCTGGCCAAGATTCGTGCGGAGAAGAACAATCAAACCATTGATGTGGTGCTGTTCTCAGGCGGACAGGAGCAGATTGCAGCCAAAGAGGATCTGATTATGAAGCTCGACCCGGAGCAGATGGAGAACCTGGACCAGCTGTACCCGGAAGCGCGCAGTGCTGAAGGCTATGGACCTACCTTCGGCTATGAAGCTCTTGGTATGATTTATAACCGTGATGCAATCCCAACTCCTCCAGCCTCGTGGAATGATCTGTGGAAGGAAGAATATAAAGGACAAGTCGGTTTGGTTGATATCTCCAACACCTACGGCAATCAGTTCCTGGTAGCCCTCGCCAAGATGAACGGCGGCGGAGAAGATAATATTCAGCCCGGACTCGATGCAATCAAGACTTTGCTGCCCAATGCCGCGGCAATTGTGAAATCCAGTCCCGAAGTCGGCAATTTGTTCGCCCAGGATGAGGCGGTTATAGCTCCGTTCGATTCCGGTTATGCCTATACGTTTGGCAAACAGGGAATTCCCATTAACTTTGCGATTCCCAAGGAAGGAGCCGTCGGCATCTATATTACTGCCCAAGTGGTGAAAGGCAGTCCGAACCCTGAGCTTGCCCGGAAATATATAGACTTCCTGCTGCGTCCGGAGATTCAGAAGCTGACTGCTGAGGGTGGCGGCTATTCCCCGACCAATAGCAAGACAGAGTTGTCCGATGATCTGAAAGGCATTCTTCCGAATGGCGAAGATACGTTTAACGGCCTGATTCATCTTGATTTGGCGCAGGTGAACAACAACAAGGCAGATTGGATGGAGAAGTGGAGCAAATTGATTTCACAGTAG
- a CDS encoding ABC transporter permease, whose amino-acid sequence MLKRIPPYWILLAPGLIIFLLVFVLPLARLLMLSFYQTDSSGAMEAAFVWQQYGRFFTDPFYLQMLWRSVYIGVAVSFICLILGYCLAYGVSRAQPKHRFLLLILIALPLLTSAVIRNFGWIIILGRKGILNQFLLGIGLIQEPLELLYTPAGVIIALVHVMLPYMVLVLYSVLEGMDRNLESAAANLGASKTKVFWFVTLPLSKQGIIAGTLLVFSITLSFFVTPSLIGGAKVKLMATEIYNQTINLLNWPYASAMGVILLLTMLGVTSLYRRMLSGRKPGGVV is encoded by the coding sequence ATGCTGAAACGCATTCCCCCTTACTGGATTCTGCTGGCTCCCGGGCTGATAATTTTCCTGCTGGTGTTTGTCCTCCCGCTTGCCCGGCTGCTGATGCTCAGCTTTTATCAAACGGACTCATCCGGAGCCATGGAAGCGGCGTTCGTCTGGCAGCAATACGGAAGATTCTTCACAGATCCGTTTTATCTGCAAATGCTCTGGCGTTCGGTGTACATCGGCGTTGCCGTAAGCTTCATCTGTCTGATTCTGGGATACTGCCTCGCGTATGGGGTATCCCGGGCTCAGCCCAAACACCGTTTCCTGCTGCTCATCTTAATCGCGCTCCCTCTGTTGACAAGCGCTGTGATCCGCAACTTCGGCTGGATTATTATTCTGGGCCGCAAAGGAATTCTGAATCAATTCCTGCTCGGAATAGGGTTGATCCAGGAGCCGCTTGAGCTACTGTATACTCCTGCGGGTGTGATTATTGCTTTGGTGCATGTCATGCTTCCTTATATGGTGCTCGTTCTTTACTCGGTGCTGGAAGGCATGGACCGCAATCTCGAAAGTGCGGCCGCCAATCTGGGTGCGTCGAAAACAAAGGTATTCTGGTTCGTCACCCTGCCGCTCTCCAAACAGGGGATTATTGCTGGAACATTGCTTGTTTTCTCAATTACATTAAGCTTTTTCGTCACTCCGTCCCTGATCGGGGGGGCCAAGGTGAAGCTGATGGCTACAGAAATCTACAACCAGACAATTAACCTGCTTAACTGGCCTTATGCTTCTGCTATGGGCGTCATTTTACTGCTGACCATGCTTGGGGTAACCAGTCTCTACAGACGGATGCTTAGCGGCAGGAAGCCGGGAGGAGTCGTTTGA
- a CDS encoding ABC transporter permease, with the protein MRRKFPLLTIVNTLIYLFIMAPLLVILISSFNSGEFLVFPPKGFSLRWYEEVLTGGRYTGPFLTSIKLAVLTTLFALPLGTMIAYAIQRFEFRLKNALQGLFLSPLVIPTLLFGIGLLIFFSYLGIRMFFLRLLLAHIILIIPYVVRTMLAGFSRMERSVEEASIILGASPLKTFFLVTLPFARPSLLASAFLSLVLSFDELVIALFLTGPGINTLPMTIYSDIQFNLSPSLAAVSSIIITGTILIGLLGIGIMRWGKKT; encoded by the coding sequence ATGAGAAGGAAATTTCCGCTCCTTACTATAGTAAATACTCTAATCTATCTATTTATTATGGCACCGCTGCTTGTCATCCTCATTTCATCATTTAATTCCGGTGAGTTTCTGGTATTTCCTCCCAAGGGCTTCTCCCTGCGATGGTATGAAGAGGTGCTGACAGGCGGGAGGTACACCGGGCCCTTCCTGACCAGTATTAAGCTGGCTGTTTTGACTACGCTGTTTGCGCTGCCGCTTGGGACGATGATTGCCTACGCCATACAGCGGTTTGAATTTCGGCTGAAGAATGCGCTGCAGGGGCTGTTTCTGTCCCCTCTGGTCATTCCGACACTGCTGTTCGGCATCGGCCTGCTGATTTTCTTCAGCTATCTGGGCATACGGATGTTCTTCCTGAGACTGCTGCTCGCCCATATCATCTTAATTATTCCTTATGTCGTGCGGACCATGCTGGCCGGATTCTCGCGGATGGAACGGTCGGTGGAAGAGGCTTCAATCATTCTCGGCGCTTCGCCGCTGAAAACCTTCTTCCTGGTGACACTTCCGTTCGCCAGACCCTCGCTGCTCGCCAGTGCGTTCCTCAGTCTGGTACTTTCCTTTGATGAACTGGTTATCGCCTTATTCCTTACGGGTCCAGGTATTAACACGCTGCCGATGACCATTTATTCAGACATTCAGTTCAATCTGTCACCTTCGCTGGCTGCGGTATCGTCCATTATTATTACAGGCACGATTCTGATTGGGCTGCTGGGGATCGGCATAATGCGGTGGGGCAAAAAAACATAG